The following proteins are co-located in the Flectobacillus major DSM 103 genome:
- the rodA gene encoding rod shape-determining protein RodA — MKREEQISRSLDWVTVLLFVVCVIAGWLNIYAAIYNPENPIWIFDDGFFDTNSGKQLIWIGTTVLLIIAILVIDHRFYDTFAFPIYGFFIFLLLAVLVLGTEVKGSHSWFRVGSFQIQPAEFSKMATCLALAKYLSTPLTNLARFKDQLNVGIIIAVPPLLILASNETGVALVFASFLILLYREGLPGVYPAIFLAVIILFILSLIFEEWQIYIGLAVVSALIVWAMPRYERKTKNILSVVGIAFCMALFVTGVDWAVNNVLKEHQRNRLKVLVNPDFDRKKTGYNVRQAKIAIGSGGVLGKGYLQGTQTKFDFVPEQSTDFIFCTVGEEFGFMGSLFVVGAFIGLLLRLVYLADRQKSRFARVYGYGVASIIFFHFLVNIGMTIGLMPVIGIPLPFFSYGGSSLWSFSILLFIFLKLDAHRSQMLSRW; from the coding sequence GTGAAAAGAGAAGAACAAATATCCCGCAGCCTCGACTGGGTAACAGTATTGTTATTCGTTGTATGCGTAATCGCTGGCTGGTTGAATATATATGCGGCCATTTATAATCCCGAAAACCCTATTTGGATTTTTGACGACGGCTTTTTTGATACTAATTCAGGCAAACAACTTATCTGGATTGGTACAACAGTATTGTTGATTATAGCAATTTTGGTAATTGACCATCGTTTTTACGATACATTTGCCTTTCCTATCTATGGTTTTTTCATTTTTTTACTTTTGGCAGTATTGGTGCTAGGTACAGAAGTAAAGGGCTCGCATTCGTGGTTTAGAGTAGGGAGCTTTCAGATACAGCCCGCCGAATTCTCAAAGATGGCAACGTGTTTGGCTTTGGCCAAATACCTAAGTACGCCACTTACCAATTTGGCTCGCTTCAAAGACCAATTGAATGTCGGGATTATCATTGCAGTACCTCCTCTGTTAATATTGGCTTCTAACGAAACAGGGGTAGCCTTAGTGTTTGCTTCTTTTCTTATTCTACTGTACCGAGAAGGCTTACCAGGCGTATATCCAGCTATCTTCTTGGCTGTTATTATTTTGTTTATTCTGTCGCTGATTTTTGAAGAATGGCAAATCTACATAGGTTTGGCGGTTGTATCAGCCCTTATTGTTTGGGCGATGCCTCGATATGAGCGAAAAACCAAAAATATTCTTTCTGTAGTTGGAATTGCCTTTTGTATGGCCTTGTTTGTAACGGGGGTTGATTGGGCTGTCAATAATGTCCTTAAAGAACACCAACGTAACCGCCTAAAGGTATTGGTAAATCCAGACTTCGACCGTAAAAAAACGGGCTATAATGTGCGTCAGGCCAAAATTGCGATTGGTTCGGGGGGTGTTTTGGGAAAGGGGTATTTGCAAGGAACACAAACCAAATTTGATTTTGTACCCGAACAAAGTACCGACTTTATTTTTTGTACTGTTGGCGAAGAATTTGGCTTTATGGGAAGCCTATTTGTTGTAGGGGCTTTTATAGGGCTATTGCTACGGCTTGTATACTTAGCCGACCGACAGAAATCCCGCTTTGCCCGAGTCTACGGCTATGGGGTAGCGTCTATTATCTTTTTCCACTTCCTTGTTAATATCGGTATGACCATTGGTTTGATGCCTGTTATTGGTATTCCGCTGCCTTTCTTTAGTTATGGGGGGTCGTCGCTTTGGTCTTTTTCTATTTTGCTATTTATTTTCCTCAAACTCGATGCTCATCGCTCACAAATGCTATCTCGATGGTAG
- the mrdA gene encoding penicillin-binding protein 2 has protein sequence MDEIRKRFIQGFFILIAIIYILRLFYLQVIDDTYKLDAQNNAIRKIVQAPFRGLIYDRNKKLIVYNTPVYDLYITPKKAHVQDTLKFCRLFDITRAEFDSLTHLARVFSPVRPSLFLRQLSKEDHARVQDAMVDYPGFSFQISSLRTYQSKGMANALGYVGEISPERLAKEEEKGNDYYRQGDYVGVTGLERFYEDELRGQRGEKYMMVNSRGVEKGAFKNGEFDREPIAGKNLISSVDIALQDYADSLMQHKVGSVVAIEPQTGEILAMVSAPSYDPSKLSGRTFSKYFQTLNLDPLHPLINRPPSAYYRPGSTFKLIQALIGLQMGVITQHTGFGHAGAPVKCHCGGNSSSIQAGIKNSCNPYFYQVFKRIIYNNKEQNVFKKSAVGVQKWNEMASKFGIGQELGVDLPNETKGKLPSVEYYDKVYKGPLRWKFSNIYSVSIGEGELVINPLKMANVAAIIANRGWYIRPHLVKGINQIGNIDPKYKEQVSVGVDRRHFEPVIEGMVGAVNQGTVAAEARISDIQICGKTGTSQNRKGEDHAIFIAFAPKENPKIAIAVFVENAGFGGTHAAPIASLCIEKYIKGQVQRKAMETKWMNKSYLFNVLSVRNTSTNKTDTKPVQKDSTEEDYQLRNLKGQVFPLTPPPAQKPNSVKIPMKPDAILPKTNKPTPKRVN, from the coding sequence GTGGACGAGATTAGAAAACGATTCATTCAAGGTTTTTTTATATTAATAGCCATTATATATATCCTGCGATTATTTTACCTACAAGTTATAGATGATACCTATAAGCTTGATGCCCAAAATAACGCTATTCGCAAAATTGTTCAAGCACCATTTCGGGGGTTAATTTACGACCGAAACAAAAAGCTTATTGTATATAATACCCCTGTTTATGACCTTTATATTACTCCTAAGAAAGCTCATGTTCAGGATACACTCAAATTTTGTAGGCTGTTCGATATTACTCGTGCCGAGTTTGATAGTTTAACTCATTTGGCTAGGGTATTTTCGCCTGTTCGCCCATCTTTATTCTTGCGTCAGTTATCTAAAGAAGACCATGCCAGAGTTCAAGACGCTATGGTAGATTATCCGGGGTTTTCGTTCCAGATTAGCTCTTTGCGTACCTATCAGTCAAAAGGAATGGCCAATGCCTTGGGGTATGTTGGCGAAATTAGCCCCGAACGTCTTGCCAAGGAAGAAGAAAAAGGCAACGACTATTACCGCCAAGGCGATTATGTGGGTGTAACAGGGCTAGAACGCTTCTATGAAGATGAACTGAGGGGACAACGTGGCGAAAAATACATGATGGTCAATAGCCGTGGTGTAGAAAAAGGGGCGTTCAAAAATGGAGAGTTTGACCGTGAGCCTATTGCTGGGAAAAATCTTATCAGTTCGGTAGATATTGCCTTACAAGACTATGCCGATAGCCTTATGCAACACAAAGTGGGTAGTGTGGTGGCTATCGAGCCACAAACTGGCGAAATATTGGCGATGGTGTCGGCACCAAGTTATGACCCTAGTAAACTTTCGGGAAGAACGTTCTCTAAATATTTCCAAACCCTCAACCTCGACCCACTACACCCATTAATCAACCGTCCTCCAAGTGCGTATTATCGCCCAGGATCAACCTTCAAACTTATACAAGCTTTGATTGGCCTCCAAATGGGGGTTATTACTCAGCATACTGGGTTTGGACATGCAGGAGCACCTGTAAAATGCCACTGCGGGGGTAATTCGTCGAGTATTCAGGCGGGTATCAAAAACTCTTGTAACCCTTATTTTTATCAAGTATTCAAACGGATTATCTATAACAATAAAGAACAAAATGTTTTTAAGAAGTCGGCGGTAGGAGTTCAAAAATGGAATGAAATGGCTTCTAAATTTGGCATTGGCCAAGAATTAGGCGTTGACCTTCCTAACGAAACCAAAGGTAAATTACCAAGCGTTGAATACTACGATAAAGTCTACAAAGGCCCTTTGCGTTGGAAGTTCTCTAATATTTACTCGGTGAGTATTGGTGAGGGAGAGTTAGTGATTAATCCTCTTAAAATGGCCAATGTAGCTGCTATTATTGCTAACCGAGGCTGGTATATTCGTCCGCACTTGGTAAAAGGGATTAATCAAATAGGTAATATCGACCCCAAATACAAAGAACAAGTTTCGGTGGGTGTCGACCGCCGTCATTTCGAGCCTGTGATAGAAGGAATGGTTGGAGCGGTAAATCAGGGTACGGTAGCTGCTGAAGCGCGTATTAGTGACATCCAAATCTGTGGAAAAACAGGTACATCTCAAAACAGAAAAGGTGAAGACCATGCCATTTTTATTGCTTTTGCCCCTAAAGAAAACCCTAAAATAGCCATTGCTGTATTTGTAGAAAATGCGGGCTTTGGAGGTACACACGCTGCACCTATTGCATCGTTGTGTATTGAAAAATACATAAAAGGGCAAGTGCAACGCAAAGCTATGGAAACCAAATGGATGAATAAAAGCTATTTGTTTAATGTACTAAGTGTTAGAAATACCAGTACCAATAAAACTGATACAAAACCAGTACAAAAAGATTCGACTGAAGAGGATTATCAGTTAAGAAACCTTAAAGGACAGGTATTCCCGCTGACACCTCCGCCAGCTCAAAAACCAAATAGTGTTAAGATTCCGATGAAACCTGATGCTATTTTACCAAAAACCAATAAACCTACGCCCAAAAGAGTGAACTAG
- a CDS encoding DUF423 domain-containing protein, producing the protein MNKLFIQIGAILAGLSVALGAFGAHAFKASLEAIGRVDTFETAARYQMYGGLALLVVGILSDKFKHQFIQYAGYAFVIGTLIFSGALYMICATGVTMWGAVAPIGGTSLMIGWLLLVLGISKK; encoded by the coding sequence ATGAATAAATTATTTATACAAATTGGAGCTATTTTGGCAGGCTTATCGGTAGCATTAGGTGCATTTGGTGCACATGCTTTTAAGGCATCGTTAGAGGCCATAGGCAGGGTTGATACTTTTGAAACAGCGGCTCGTTATCAGATGTATGGTGGTTTGGCCTTACTTGTAGTAGGGATTCTATCAGATAAGTTCAAGCATCAATTCATTCAATATGCAGGTTATGCTTTTGTTATAGGTACATTGATTTTTAGCGGAGCATTATATATGATTTGTGCTACTGGCGTTACAATGTGGGGAGCAGTAGCACCTATCGGAGGTACTAGCCTTATGATTGGCTGGCTTTTGCTAGTTCTGGGCATAAGCAAAAAGTAG
- a CDS encoding YceI family protein, with product MKRLNINLIAKIILWLMLWQAVDGIAQAQSIHFSNDSYIRFNSEAPIEDIVAVNKLSRLVLNTSNQQVAVKIPMKGFVFNQKLMQEHFNENYLESDKYPNATFTGIIDQQINWLVAQNIEVTVSGNLTLHGVTRKEVIRGRIVVDPVQKNITVDANFKIRLQQYDIKVPSILLAKIAEEIDVNAQYLLIQK from the coding sequence ATGAAACGGCTGAATATAAACCTAATCGCCAAAATAATACTTTGGCTTATGTTGTGGCAGGCTGTCGATGGTATTGCACAAGCTCAGTCTATTCACTTTTCAAATGACTCGTATATTAGATTTAATTCAGAAGCTCCCATCGAGGACATCGTAGCCGTGAATAAACTTAGCAGATTGGTATTGAATACCAGCAATCAGCAAGTTGCCGTCAAAATACCAATGAAGGGCTTTGTTTTCAATCAAAAACTTATGCAAGAGCATTTTAATGAGAATTATTTGGAAAGTGACAAATACCCCAATGCAACTTTTACGGGTATAATCGACCAGCAGATAAATTGGCTTGTAGCCCAGAATATAGAAGTAACCGTGTCAGGCAATTTGACTTTGCATGGTGTTACTCGTAAAGAGGTTATCAGAGGACGTATTGTAGTAGACCCTGTTCAGAAGAATATAACAGTGGATGCCAATTTCAAAATACGCTTACAACAGTACGACATTAAAGTGCCATCCATATTACTGGCCAAAATAGCAGAAGAAATAGACGTAAATGCACAATATCTATTAATACAAAAGTAA
- a CDS encoding DUF5777 family beta-barrel protein codes for MNKYYFLFLCLGLSFSLKAQTDLLNLLPDNDKPEPVSATFKSNRLINGYSIETTPANHLDYRISHRFGTLNSGAYQLFGLDQGYIYMGFEYGITNNWMVGIGRSSIQKLLNAYTKLKVLKQQTNGGTPISITLVGEAYSDMTRYDIAEKRTNVSKFSYTSQALIARKFNDRVSLQVMPTWVHRNRNNVNGESNDVFAVGVGGRIKLTKRTAFVGEYYYVLPNQINQQYKNSLSFGFDIETGGHVFSLHLTNSTGMVAKQFIAENLDSWADGGIHFGFNLGRSFGLGKKHKNQYKVAQ; via the coding sequence ATGAACAAATACTATTTTCTTTTCTTATGCCTTGGGTTATCGTTTAGCCTAAAGGCACAAACCGATTTACTAAACCTTTTGCCCGATAATGACAAACCTGAGCCCGTGTCGGCTACCTTTAAGTCGAATCGGCTTATCAACGGCTATTCGATAGAAACAACACCTGCCAACCATTTGGATTATCGTATATCACACCGTTTTGGAACACTCAACTCTGGAGCATATCAGCTTTTTGGTTTAGACCAAGGGTATATTTATATGGGTTTTGAGTATGGTATTACCAATAACTGGATGGTAGGAATAGGGCGTAGTTCAATCCAAAAGTTACTAAATGCTTATACCAAGCTGAAAGTACTAAAACAGCAAACTAACGGAGGTACGCCTATTTCTATTACTTTGGTAGGCGAAGCTTATAGCGATATGACACGCTACGACATTGCCGAAAAGCGTACAAACGTTTCTAAATTTAGCTATACCTCCCAAGCCTTAATTGCTCGAAAATTTAATGATAGGGTCTCTTTACAGGTAATGCCAACGTGGGTACATCGCAATCGCAACAATGTAAATGGCGAAAGTAACGATGTATTTGCTGTGGGTGTAGGAGGACGAATAAAACTGACCAAAAGAACGGCTTTTGTAGGCGAATATTATTATGTATTGCCTAATCAAATTAATCAGCAATACAAAAATTCATTGTCGTTTGGGTTTGATATAGAAACAGGAGGCCACGTGTTTTCGCTGCACCTAACCAACTCTACGGGTATGGTTGCGAAGCAGTTTATTGCAGAAAACCTTGACTCATGGGCAGATGGAGGAATTCACTTTGGATTTAATTTAGGACGAAGCTTTGGATTAGGCAAAAAGCATAAAAATCAATACAAAGTAGCTCAATAA
- the porW gene encoding type IX secretion system periplasmic lipoprotein PorW/SprE translates to MNKLSFFSILCMLGLALGCSQYSSAPISVGFHNVNAKYNALFQANQKMAEAEKKLFDARKDNYARLLPILLPLDSAGASIVSEELASIIKKASMVAERHQNSKWLDDAYVAIAKARLLKEDYKNAIETFKYVNTTANDDNARHAALIGLMRAYTEQNEYATALRVAELLREEPLNKQNTKNFYLTKAYLHELKGEFGIAVAILEEVLPMMKKNEEKARVLYATAQLYEVLDKNDKAVKYYALVGKNRPSYELRFYATLNEALVQGQTGSFEKLLKDAKNKELQDKIYEAMASSEMRKGNIQQGIALLKKSASISQDTKQLPYTYLTLADLYYTKFNNYEMAAAYYDSCMALLPPQDVEYKRVKEKQQFLGDYVKQITIVKTEDSLQRLAKLTPAQLDRVLESVIREKKAQEEANLQRAQAIVNGQSATTATTPFVDPNRTDWYFSNPMVVNQGKSTFTARWGNRALEDNWRRSNRDDAISFGNNPNNTLVDNLGVSRSTDDTRDNNDLASQKNAMKAKIPFSAEALVASNKKREDALFELGKIFKLSLNEPQKSIDTFLKLLNEYPNTSHEAEALYLLCLLHENNATQKELYRKKLFDKFSDSYYARLLKRENVQELTSDKESEALKLYAEAYSYYSQANYVDALSFVETGLKEYPNSHIEDKLVFLKALLLAKTQNSEVYIKALDSFIKDYPKSQLIGIAKEHLVAAKALVKN, encoded by the coding sequence ATGAATAAACTATCTTTTTTTTCTATTCTTTGTATGTTGGGGCTAGCTTTGGGCTGTTCCCAGTACAGTTCTGCTCCTATCAGTGTAGGTTTTCATAATGTCAATGCCAAATACAATGCGTTATTTCAAGCAAATCAAAAAATGGCAGAGGCCGAAAAAAAGCTCTTTGATGCTCGAAAGGATAATTACGCTCGTTTATTGCCTATTTTGTTGCCTTTAGATTCGGCTGGTGCTTCGATTGTTTCCGAAGAATTAGCCTCAATTATCAAAAAAGCTTCGATGGTTGCCGAAAGGCATCAAAACTCCAAATGGCTCGACGATGCCTATGTCGCTATTGCCAAAGCTCGTTTATTGAAAGAGGATTACAAAAATGCTATCGAAACCTTCAAATACGTTAACACTACTGCCAACGATGACAATGCCCGTCATGCCGCTTTGATTGGCTTGATGCGTGCCTATACCGAGCAGAACGAATATGCTACGGCTTTGCGGGTGGCCGAGTTGTTGCGTGAAGAACCTCTCAACAAGCAAAATACCAAGAATTTTTACCTGACCAAAGCCTATTTGCATGAGCTTAAAGGGGAGTTTGGAATAGCTGTGGCAATTCTGGAAGAGGTATTGCCTATGATGAAGAAAAATGAGGAAAAAGCAAGAGTATTGTATGCCACCGCTCAATTGTACGAGGTATTAGATAAAAACGATAAAGCCGTAAAATACTATGCTCTTGTAGGTAAAAATAGACCTTCTTATGAATTAAGGTTTTATGCAACCCTCAACGAAGCCCTTGTACAAGGACAAACAGGTAGCTTTGAGAAATTGCTAAAAGATGCCAAAAATAAAGAATTGCAGGACAAAATTTATGAAGCAATGGCCTCGTCAGAGATGCGAAAAGGGAATATTCAACAAGGGATTGCGTTGCTCAAAAAATCGGCAAGTATAAGCCAAGATACCAAGCAGCTACCTTATACCTATTTGACATTGGCCGATTTGTACTATACCAAGTTCAATAATTACGAAATGGCCGCCGCTTATTATGATAGCTGTATGGCTTTGTTGCCTCCCCAAGATGTTGAATATAAAAGAGTCAAGGAAAAACAACAGTTTTTGGGCGACTACGTTAAGCAAATTACGATTGTCAAAACAGAGGATTCTCTCCAAAGATTGGCAAAATTAACGCCTGCTCAATTAGACAGGGTTTTAGAATCAGTAATTCGTGAAAAGAAAGCCCAAGAGGAGGCTAACCTACAACGTGCTCAAGCTATTGTAAATGGGCAATCAGCTACAACTGCTACAACACCTTTTGTAGACCCTAATCGAACAGATTGGTATTTTTCTAATCCTATGGTTGTAAATCAGGGAAAATCAACATTTACTGCTCGCTGGGGAAATAGGGCTTTGGAAGATAACTGGCGAAGAAGCAATCGTGATGATGCCATTTCGTTTGGTAATAATCCCAACAATACGCTTGTCGATAATTTGGGGGTATCTCGCAGTACCGACGATACACGAGATAATAATGACTTGGCTTCACAAAAAAATGCCATGAAAGCCAAAATTCCATTTTCGGCCGAGGCTCTGGTGGCATCTAATAAAAAAAGAGAAGATGCCTTGTTTGAGTTGGGTAAAATTTTCAAACTAAGTTTGAATGAACCTCAAAAATCAATAGATACGTTTTTGAAGCTGCTCAACGAATACCCCAATACCTCGCACGAAGCCGAAGCCTTGTATTTGCTTTGTTTATTGCACGAAAATAATGCCACTCAGAAAGAGCTGTATCGTAAAAAGCTGTTCGACAAGTTTTCCGATTCTTATTATGCCCGTTTGCTCAAACGTGAAAATGTTCAGGAATTAACTTCCGATAAAGAATCAGAAGCACTTAAACTATATGCCGAAGCTTATAGCTATTATAGTCAGGCCAACTATGTAGACGCTTTGTCTTTTGTAGAAACAGGACTCAAAGAATACCCCAATAGCCATATCGAAGACAAGCTAGTATTTTTGAAAGCATTGCTTTTAGCCAAAACCCAAAACTCGGAGGTATATATCAAGGCTCTTGATAGTTTCATCAAGGATTATCCTAAAAGTCAGCTTATCGGAATAGCCAAAGAACACCTCGTTGCAGCAAAGGCTTTGGTCAAAAACTAA
- a CDS encoding AtpZ/AtpI family protein: protein MKDETPNSNKYMRYMGAGTQMLVTIAGGVFLGNWLDKTFHTTTPWYSISCSLIFICAAIYLLIRSLPKE, encoded by the coding sequence ATGAAAGACGAAACGCCCAATTCCAACAAATATATGCGGTATATGGGTGCAGGTACACAAATGCTTGTAACTATTGCAGGAGGCGTTTTTCTTGGCAATTGGCTTGACAAAACCTTCCATACTACTACACCTTGGTATTCGATTAGCTGTTCGTTGATTTTTATTTGTGCTGCTATCTATTTATTAATTAGAAGTTTACCCAAAGAATAA
- a CDS encoding LytR/AlgR family response regulator transcription factor → MLIYKCVILEDDSIAQKILETNIKRLPHLDIVQVFSNPIEAIPILHQGKVDILFSDIEMPEISGLDLIKTLETPPQVILTTGHSDYSMEAFDVGVTDFLLKPFSFERFLKAVNRAIDNINIKNKASQKATTQEEPTIFLKSGRESLKFLINDILYIEALGAYTRVFTKDKSTLISESISELQTKLLINNFIRVHKSYLIPQNKVIGISSRHVILDKTKIPLGVSYRESIEKLFDEKAS, encoded by the coding sequence ATGCTAATTTACAAGTGTGTTATCCTAGAAGATGACAGCATTGCTCAGAAAATTTTAGAAACAAATATTAAACGATTGCCTCATTTAGACATCGTTCAGGTATTTAGTAACCCTATTGAAGCCATTCCTATACTACACCAAGGAAAGGTGGATATTCTTTTTTCTGATATTGAGATGCCCGAAATTTCTGGATTAGATTTAATTAAAACCTTAGAAACACCTCCACAAGTTATTCTAACAACTGGCCATTCAGACTATTCGATGGAGGCTTTTGATGTAGGAGTGACCGATTTTCTACTAAAACCTTTTAGTTTTGAGCGTTTCCTGAAAGCTGTCAATAGGGCTATCGACAATATTAATATTAAAAATAAAGCTTCTCAAAAAGCAACAACACAAGAAGAACCAACTATATTTTTGAAGTCGGGACGAGAATCACTGAAATTTTTGATTAATGATATTTTGTACATTGAAGCGTTAGGGGCTTACACTAGGGTTTTTACCAAAGATAAATCAACCTTAATCAGCGAGTCTATTTCTGAGTTACAAACCAAATTACTCATCAATAATTTTATTAGGGTACATAAATCCTACCTTATTCCTCAAAATAAGGTGATTGGGATTTCGTCACGTCATGTTATTTTGGATAAAACCAAAATCCCTTTAGGGGTTTCTTATAGGGAAAGTATCGAGAAATTATTTGATGAAAAAGCTTCATAA
- a CDS encoding MFS transporter: MSEITISKNAKLLIAVAALGYFVDVYDLILFGVIRNASLASLGLTKAEQLSQGLNLFNIQMAGMLLGGIFWGILGDKKGRKSVLFGSILLYSLANAANGFVQELTTYAILRFLAGIGLAGELGAGITLVNESLPKEKRGFGALIIAGTGALGAVTAAIIAGLSTDPEWWRVSYFIGGGMGLALLLLRIGTFESSLFQNIEKHTPKGDFFSLFTNPQKRLKYFYYILIGLPVWYVVGILVLAAPELSKALGVDGEIKAGTVIILCYSGLSSGDFLSGLVSQWLKSRRKTIYWFVGSSVILMCIYLLFTGLSATFFYFLCFALGFSGGYWAVFITMASEQFGTNIRATVTTTVPNFVRGALILITIGFKLLIGEVGLIYAALIVGFICYFLALWAAYMSEETFSKDLDFMD, from the coding sequence ATGTCCGAAATAACCATTTCTAAAAATGCGAAACTTCTCATTGCTGTAGCTGCACTAGGCTACTTTGTAGATGTTTATGACCTTATTCTTTTTGGTGTAATTCGCAATGCAAGCTTGGCTAGCTTGGGGCTCACCAAGGCCGAACAACTTTCTCAGGGGTTAAACCTCTTCAATATCCAAATGGCGGGTATGCTGCTAGGAGGGATTTTCTGGGGTATTTTGGGTGATAAAAAAGGGCGAAAGTCTGTATTATTTGGCTCAATTTTATTGTACTCGTTGGCCAACGCAGCCAATGGTTTTGTACAAGAACTTACCACTTATGCCATTCTTCGTTTTCTGGCAGGTATTGGCTTGGCGGGCGAATTAGGAGCTGGTATTACACTTGTGAACGAGTCGCTACCCAAAGAAAAACGAGGCTTTGGAGCATTGATTATTGCAGGAACAGGAGCACTCGGTGCTGTTACAGCAGCTATTATTGCAGGCCTAAGTACCGACCCAGAATGGTGGCGTGTTTCGTATTTTATTGGGGGGGGTATGGGCTTGGCTTTATTATTACTTCGTATTGGTACATTTGAATCGTCTCTTTTTCAAAATATCGAAAAACATACCCCTAAAGGTGATTTTTTTAGCCTTTTTACTAATCCACAAAAACGCCTTAAATATTTTTACTATATCCTTATTGGCTTGCCTGTTTGGTACGTAGTAGGTATTTTGGTACTAGCCGCTCCTGAGCTTAGTAAAGCCTTGGGGGTTGATGGCGAAATCAAGGCTGGAACGGTTATTATTCTTTGTTATTCGGGCTTATCTTCTGGCGATTTCCTTAGTGGATTGGTTAGTCAATGGCTCAAAAGTCGCCGAAAAACTATTTATTGGTTTGTGGGGTCAAGTGTGATTTTGATGTGCATTTATTTACTTTTCACGGGGCTTTCGGCTACTTTCTTTTATTTTTTATGCTTTGCGTTGGGTTTTTCGGGCGGTTATTGGGCGGTATTTATCACTATGGCTTCCGAGCAATTTGGCACCAATATTCGAGCTACCGTAACCACCACTGTACCCAATTTTGTAAGAGGGGCTTTAATTTTAATTACGATTGGCTTTAAATTATTGATAGGAGAAGTTGGCTTGATATATGCGGCTTTAATTGTAGGCTTTATTTGTTACTTTTTGGCATTGTGGGCAGCATATATGTCGGAAGAAACATTTTCAAAAGATTTAGATTTTATGGATTAG